Proteins from one Clupea harengus chromosome 17, Ch_v2.0.2, whole genome shotgun sequence genomic window:
- the LOC105900065 gene encoding ADP-ribosyl cyclase/cyclic ADP-ribose hydrolase 1-like — MSECGFIAPVILAVILGLILWPDSLQEKIKKRCETYLEKHGLPSQNDCEKIWDSFRQAFVEKDPCEVPPDAYDSLIHTVSQVSQEPTCNRMMFWSKTKEKVHEFAKKCSYVTLEDFLLGFLLDNLTWCGKSGSQETFTTGCPSWSDCVNNPVRSFWIQASAAFAASACGDAFVMLDGAIDMPYNPDSTFASVEVKHFNSSIMKSLTVLLVTKEGDTKTCESDESLKHLQTDLGSNLKYQCKVVPQSQLQTCIVD; from the exons ATGTCTGAGTGTGGTTTCATAGCCCCAGTTATCCTAGCTGTTATACTTGGACTTATTCTTTGGCCCGACAGTCTACAGGAAAAAATCAAGAAGAGATGTGAAACGTATTTGGAAAAGCACGGCCTACCGAG TCAAAATGACTGTGAGAAGATTTGGGATTCATTCAGACAAGCATTTGTGGAAAAGGATCCATGTGAAGTCCCTCCAGACGCTTATGACTCCCTAATACACACCGTGTCCCAAGTGTCCCAAGAGCCAACATGTAACAGG ATGATGTTCTGGAGCAAAACTAAAGAAAAAGTCCATGAGTTTGCGAAGAAATGTTCTTATGTGACTCTCGAGGACTTTCTACTTGGCTTCCTCCTGGATAATCTCACTTGGTGTGGCAAAAGTGGGAGCCAAG AAACCTTTACCACAGGATGCCCAAGCTGGTCAGATTGTGTGAACAATCCTGTGCGCTCATTCTGGATCCAAGCTTCAGCAGCA TTTGCAGCATCTGCATGTGGTGATGCCTTTGTCATGCTGGATGGAGCCATAGATATGCCTTATAATCCAGACAG CACTTTTGCTTCTGTAGAAGTCAAGCATTTCAACTCATCCATCATGAAGAGCTTGACCGTCTTGCTTGTCACCAAAGAAGGAGACAC GAAAACCTGTGAGAGTGATGAATCACTGAAACATCTGCAAACCGACCTGGGCTCTAACTTGAAATATCAGTGCAAAGTCGTTCCACA GTCACAACTTCAGACTTGCATTGTTGATTAG